In the Penaeus chinensis breed Huanghai No. 1 chromosome 31, ASM1920278v2, whole genome shotgun sequence genome, one interval contains:
- the LOC125042114 gene encoding uncharacterized protein LOC125042114, whose amino-acid sequence MGYISIGESVLNKFPTIFPYEPWRHVGKRRDHSLSSQQTWKGVKALIHMRNERLKSTLETKHLSIPIRLTYYVDFFLKNFPRLVDHWEKGRELKPTIVLIDGGLHHIAKRADRKGNLYEKTLQKLVPYFTRLASSVPVYYKLIDDTQATRQRKFKYSEETINLVNRRAVEQLQGTGVIVWDSTVPLSVQYTDACLQHHKRTPPMFKWKCDDIGHLGYIFVDQVADMLYNAVCNKYLDLDEDYCGYSTDLEQIHSGRER is encoded by the exons ATGGGATATATTTCCATTGGGGAGTCTGTGCTGAACAAATTTCCAACAATCTTTCCTTACGAGCCTTGGAGGCAtgtagggaaaaggagagaccaCAGCCTATCTTCTCAACAGACGTGGAAAGGAGTCAAGGCCCTGATCCACATGCGGAATGAGAGGTTGAAGTCCACTCTCGAGACGAAACACCTGTCCATTCCCATCAGACTCACCTACTACGTCGACTTCTTCCTCAAAAACTTCCCACGCCTTGTGGACcattgggagaaggggagggaactcAAGCCGACCATTGTACTCATAG ATGGCGGCCTTCATCACATAGCAAAACGTGCAGACAGGAAAGGTAACCTGTATGAGAAAACACTTCAGAAATTGGTGCCATATTTCACCCGTCTTGCCTCCAGTGTCCCGGTCTATTACAAACTCATTGATGATACGCAG GCAACCCGCCAAAGAAAATTCAAGTACAGCGAGGAAACCATCAACCTGGTCAACCGAAGGGCCGTTGAGCAACTACAGGGAACCGGTGTGATTGTCTGGGACAGCACGGTGCCTTTGTCTGTCCAGTACACCGACGCCTGTCTGCAGCACCACAAGAGGACCCCTCCTATGTTCAAGTGGAAATGCGATGATATTGGCCATCTTGGGTATATTTTCGTGGATCAGGTCGCAGATATGCTGTACAATGCTGTCTGTAACAAGTACTTGGACCTTGACGAGGATTACTGTGGATACAGCACAGATCTGGAACAGATACATAGCGGAAGAGAAAGGTGA